One Echinicola strongylocentroti DNA window includes the following coding sequences:
- a CDS encoding Ig-like domain-containing protein produces MASIFTKPITCRDVSVLLLLLLFSYQTSYGQGTKELADEVTFSSPNVPAGLLDFPPYDKETVETPQNATVDDEAFARLLASPGLIAGLGAYHGELELKYPSILPANTTTYIRVDGSNGLFNLLLGGSLGELLGDVLSLVALGEQEFTVIARNGSDEVYSRSTTQGFDTDRARVVTGADGNFYIAITPDGEYDRVFIENGSLSLLGLGDEVNLDVYNAFNYESASICGNPIGTSYDVSGVNLDLLNLGGSAADNLHYAIDGDESTYTSLSPGVLSVAGVLEQHFYFDGLGKDTDEVMVTFSADPDVLDVNLLGNIELVAYNGDTEVGRQDLENLGSDLLGIAQLDLLGLLADGEAVTFTMTPGAAFDRFEIEVSTLLDLGTSQSLRVHEVSRTPGRPVIDGVDDEQNMLVCAGEEVTLNATVASGDQVKWYDAPIGGNLLHTGASFNIGEVGGKSTYYASTVRPGCAEESIRVPATVDINKNPLISLNGSAVYNIAVGESFILPGATATNEDGSDVAVTWAALDGAPFTAPNIAGQFTQGGRYVYRVSATGAECTNFVDVVVNVFDPDGCPPVYNRRYATSAEDFTTSSLLGLQLGSVTNTESAAGNDMQDYSELLETVGTSLLGLTGETSQTVRWNTMVPAGTPVSIKLGREYGAAGVAGGIYVQAVDGDPVNGDELLGIRQVADANLVSAVNGINEFVYTFIPVDANGVPVPYNAVKISLASLLNAVQQVRVYGAYYHETSTTLESCTFGALDYLTGFEAIIGGLDVASGLTSVTDPGLAFDNDESTYAVMNNAVGANVSTKLDVTFAAPAIAGDSVFIKVGGATGLLDLTLLEGYTIQRYLGNQEVGEPLDVGSSLLELRLLEGGAEQALTFINDTPFDRIKILTGGVVEAIDNLRVYEIKLIPLSELDGEQHDDATGTDYMEICPGDIIELPDASCDQIKFFTDETGDTEITTDEIAAWAPGTVQTVYLQVVRFGCEDGIDRRPIEIRVKESSGDLLENILVNGIDAGAFCPSSGPVTLEAGLISGAPSGVAYQWFVDNAGTPEPLSGETNATLELSGLTAGEHTYYLSLSADGFCTPAPIPVDFTINRNATEDDIHIDDLTQCVGVPAMLSPSSDIANPVFTWYYDAAKTTPITDGDTDGGVSYAINADGELTITGIADGSSEVVYVTVTGDEVCENIEGKEVTVTVSDDLPAPTFTTADVRLCGTGQDAVFEVTNSAGGFTYTVYDAETGGTEVTAGVSIADNIITISNVTADASYWVAVNGAGGCIGTVRSEISVAVLPIANEADLEVIGAPICEGETTTLSASSATVTNPIFRWYSDADLTNLIFEGFDYEVSPSSTTTYYVTVQGDGICENLPGTADAATLTVNEVPDVPGVSGDVRISEGFGTMLSASVGDTTPADVQIVWYDETGNELATGASYNTGPLNQGTYTYYAQARNTVSGCTSAGRGEVTVTVGPPNPIEDCTIANAQTNGTDPVCVLCSVEDPDNAVDGNLNTFARFVAPASVSGGVWQELKFPSNGTAGDTITVTIGSGGSLIDLDLLSGLQFETYNGLTSNSDGGAVDDNTIDLRLLDGQDDKAEIVFVAGGDFDRVRISYMPLAGVLSSGWRVYQAQINYTLPTAISTGVEVCAGDMATLSATASDGTTLRWYDAATGGTMLAEGSSFTTGALMTPGTVTYYLAVVKGTCEDPDRTPVEVAVKPSPTAADIAVSGNENPVCADVPVVLTPSVAAGSTLVTGAGAFSWYLDAARTMPISDGDVDGGISYAIDANGVLTITGLSGADSPYRYYVSVVGDNGCENAPDRLKEVPVEINRNATDADIGLADEITQCVGSPVTLTPSTGIADPVFSWYLDEAKTVPINDGDTDGSVTYSIAPSGALTIEGIAANSSKMFYVSVSGRDVCENITGKGVNVSTSNTLDKPVLNMADMVVCGTGNDATFEVTNSAGGLTYKLFDAETGGNEVTDGVTIANNIITLESVNADATYWVEVAGTSGCVGASRTRVTLTVNQTGSAADIEAAGGAICSGGSFTLSASSTISNATFRWYTDAALTNQVTERDVSPTNTTTYYVTVEGDNVCENLPGESKAVTVTVNRIGTSSDIQATGATICAGGSHMLSASSTIENAVFNWYADQELTEKIASSEVSPAETTTYYVTVTGDGVCENRPGTAKAVTVMVNRNATPDDIDADGGAVCPGESITLSASSNVANSVFTWYTDAALTTVLTDVEVMPTATTTYYVTVSGDGVCENVSGNAKEVTVSVNSVPAPTADSEVQSFCGAGGGTIADLQVNEASIVWYDAATGGNQLDPSETLVEGMTYYAARVDVNTGCESVDRLAIMVADCAHLEVTKTAELPTVVVGQMFDYTIAITNSGVVPAQNVVVTDEVPVELQVLEASHDGAVSGNNVTWTIAEIGAGETLELTLGVMALTESQGVVNSVTADSDNADPDDDDSDPTTILSDDIDLAMNKTVSAPVIEIGQEFTYILTVTNQTATPALNVTVTDYMPAQVRYLGSNAPADIVENYDATSGELTFTIPEIPGETVVEITLRVEAQDRGLVTNSAAVETADQVDRFEGDNTATINHDQLEVTIPNVFSPNGDGINDTWEIEGLTELYPENEIIVVNRWGGEVFKTSNYQNDWDGGSLDEGTYYYRVIIRDGDTGRETEFTGYVTILR; encoded by the coding sequence ATGGCATCTATTTTTACCAAACCAATAACGTGTAGGGACGTTTCGGTTTTACTACTCTTACTTCTGTTTTCCTATCAAACTTCGTATGGACAGGGGACAAAGGAGCTGGCGGATGAGGTGACTTTTTCAAGTCCCAACGTGCCGGCTGGGCTCCTTGATTTCCCGCCTTATGATAAGGAAACAGTAGAGACTCCCCAAAATGCAACGGTGGATGATGAGGCCTTTGCTCGTCTTTTGGCCAGCCCAGGACTTATTGCTGGCCTAGGAGCCTATCATGGAGAGCTGGAATTAAAATATCCATCGATCTTGCCTGCCAATACCACAACGTATATTAGAGTGGACGGAAGCAATGGGCTTTTCAATTTGTTGCTAGGAGGTAGCCTCGGTGAGCTTTTAGGAGATGTGTTAAGTCTGGTAGCACTGGGTGAGCAGGAGTTCACTGTCATTGCGCGTAATGGCAGTGATGAAGTGTATTCCAGAAGCACTACTCAGGGGTTCGACACAGATCGTGCGCGAGTGGTCACTGGAGCTGATGGCAACTTCTATATTGCCATTACCCCAGATGGAGAATATGATCGGGTGTTTATAGAAAATGGTTCATTGTCATTACTTGGTTTAGGTGATGAGGTGAACCTTGATGTATATAACGCTTTTAATTATGAGTCTGCCAGCATTTGTGGCAATCCCATCGGGACTTCATATGATGTCAGTGGGGTAAACCTCGACCTGTTAAACCTGGGCGGCTCTGCAGCGGATAACCTGCATTACGCCATTGATGGTGACGAAAGTACCTATACGTCCCTCAGTCCGGGTGTGTTGAGTGTTGCGGGGGTATTGGAGCAGCATTTTTACTTTGATGGATTGGGCAAAGATACCGATGAAGTAATGGTGACATTCAGCGCCGACCCGGATGTGTTGGATGTTAATTTACTTGGGAATATTGAGCTGGTAGCCTACAATGGTGATACAGAGGTGGGGCGTCAGGATTTGGAAAATTTAGGTAGCGACTTGTTGGGCATTGCACAGTTGGACCTGCTGGGGTTATTGGCAGATGGGGAGGCCGTTACCTTTACGATGACGCCAGGGGCTGCTTTTGACCGATTTGAAATAGAGGTCAGCACCTTGCTGGATCTGGGGACTTCTCAGAGTTTAAGAGTGCACGAAGTAAGCCGTACCCCGGGGCGCCCAGTGATCGATGGCGTGGACGATGAGCAAAATATGTTGGTCTGTGCCGGTGAAGAGGTGACGCTGAATGCGACAGTGGCCAGCGGAGACCAAGTAAAATGGTACGATGCCCCTATTGGTGGCAATTTACTGCATACTGGTGCGAGCTTTAATATTGGCGAAGTAGGCGGTAAGTCTACCTATTATGCGTCGACTGTACGGCCAGGCTGTGCGGAAGAATCCATTCGTGTACCCGCTACAGTAGATATCAATAAGAATCCATTGATTTCATTAAACGGTTCTGCGGTTTATAACATCGCCGTAGGCGAATCCTTTATCCTTCCCGGCGCGACAGCGACCAATGAGGATGGATCTGATGTAGCCGTTACGTGGGCCGCCTTGGATGGGGCGCCATTTACCGCTCCGAACATTGCCGGACAATTTACCCAAGGCGGCAGGTATGTATATCGCGTATCCGCGACCGGTGCGGAATGCACCAATTTTGTGGATGTGGTAGTGAACGTATTTGACCCTGACGGATGTCCTCCTGTTTACAATAGGAGGTACGCTACGAGTGCAGAGGATTTTACCACCAGTAGCCTGCTGGGCTTACAGCTAGGCTCGGTGACCAATACCGAGTCGGCTGCGGGAAATGACATGCAGGATTACTCCGAGCTATTGGAGACAGTGGGCACTAGTCTGCTGGGACTGACAGGAGAGACCTCCCAAACTGTTCGCTGGAATACCATGGTGCCTGCTGGTACGCCGGTTTCCATCAAGCTGGGAAGGGAATATGGTGCAGCCGGAGTGGCCGGAGGAATTTATGTCCAGGCGGTCGATGGTGACCCGGTGAACGGAGATGAGCTTTTGGGCATTCGCCAAGTCGCTGATGCCAACCTTGTATCTGCTGTAAATGGCATCAATGAATTTGTCTATACATTTATTCCTGTGGACGCCAATGGCGTTCCGGTGCCTTATAATGCCGTAAAAATCTCCTTGGCCTCCTTGCTAAATGCTGTTCAGCAGGTGAGGGTGTATGGGGCCTATTATCATGAAACCAGCACTACTCTGGAGAGTTGCACTTTTGGAGCGCTGGACTATTTGACGGGATTTGAAGCTATTATTGGTGGGTTGGATGTGGCCAGTGGCTTGACTTCTGTGACTGATCCAGGTTTAGCTTTTGACAATGATGAAAGCACTTATGCGGTGATGAACAATGCCGTCGGTGCCAATGTCAGCACCAAGTTGGATGTAACCTTTGCTGCTCCGGCGATCGCAGGCGACTCCGTATTTATAAAAGTTGGTGGAGCGACAGGATTGTTGGATTTGACCTTGTTGGAAGGATATACCATTCAGCGATACCTGGGCAATCAGGAAGTGGGTGAGCCTTTGGATGTGGGATCAAGTCTTCTTGAACTGCGCTTGCTGGAAGGAGGTGCCGAACAGGCATTGACATTTATCAACGACACGCCTTTTGACAGGATTAAGATCCTGACAGGTGGAGTGGTAGAGGCCATCGATAACCTTCGTGTATATGAAATAAAACTCATCCCGCTTAGTGAGTTGGATGGGGAGCAGCACGATGATGCCACAGGTACGGATTATATGGAGATTTGTCCAGGAGATATCATCGAATTACCGGATGCCAGTTGTGACCAAATCAAATTCTTTACTGACGAGACCGGAGATACAGAAATTACGACAGACGAAATAGCCGCTTGGGCACCAGGTACCGTACAGACCGTCTATTTGCAAGTGGTACGATTTGGCTGTGAAGATGGCATTGACAGAAGGCCGATAGAAATCCGAGTGAAAGAATCTTCAGGTGATCTTTTAGAGAATATCTTGGTCAATGGCATAGATGCAGGTGCATTTTGTCCTTCTTCTGGCCCTGTTACCTTGGAAGCTGGCCTGATTTCAGGTGCACCATCCGGTGTGGCTTATCAGTGGTTTGTTGACAATGCCGGTACCCCTGAGCCACTTTCTGGAGAGACCAATGCCACTTTAGAACTGTCAGGTCTTACTGCTGGAGAGCATACTTATTATTTATCACTTTCGGCGGATGGTTTCTGTACACCAGCTCCTATTCCGGTAGATTTTACCATCAATAGAAATGCTACAGAGGACGACATCCATATCGACGACCTCACACAATGTGTAGGTGTGCCAGCGATGCTGTCCCCCTCCAGCGATATTGCCAACCCTGTCTTTACGTGGTATTACGACGCTGCCAAAACCACCCCTATCACAGATGGGGACACGGATGGCGGTGTGTCTTACGCCATTAATGCTGATGGTGAGCTGACTATCACAGGAATAGCGGACGGTTCTAGCGAAGTAGTTTATGTGACTGTTACGGGTGATGAGGTTTGTGAAAATATAGAAGGCAAGGAAGTGACCGTTACCGTATCCGATGACCTTCCTGCGCCTACGTTTACCACGGCGGATGTGAGGCTGTGTGGAACAGGACAAGACGCCGTATTTGAGGTGACCAACTCGGCAGGAGGGTTTACTTATACAGTATATGACGCTGAGACTGGAGGTACGGAAGTAACTGCAGGAGTGAGTATCGCAGATAATATCATTACCATTAGCAATGTGACTGCTGATGCGTCCTATTGGGTGGCTGTAAATGGTGCAGGAGGCTGTATCGGTACCGTCAGAAGTGAGATCAGTGTTGCTGTTCTTCCGATTGCCAATGAAGCTGACCTGGAAGTGATCGGTGCCCCGATTTGTGAAGGGGAAACAACCACTTTGTCAGCATCAAGTGCTACGGTGACCAATCCGATTTTTAGATGGTACAGTGATGCTGACCTGACCAATTTGATTTTTGAAGGCTTTGACTACGAAGTTTCGCCTTCTTCGACTACCACTTATTATGTGACCGTCCAGGGAGATGGCATTTGCGAAAACCTTCCTGGAACAGCCGATGCGGCTACCTTGACGGTAAATGAAGTACCGGATGTACCGGGTGTTTCCGGTGATGTAAGGATTTCGGAAGGCTTCGGTACGATGCTCAGTGCATCAGTAGGAGATACTACTCCGGCGGATGTACAAATCGTTTGGTACGATGAAACAGGAAATGAATTGGCCACTGGGGCCTCATACAACACAGGACCTTTGAACCAAGGAACCTATACCTACTATGCGCAAGCCCGCAATACCGTTTCCGGCTGTACATCAGCGGGCAGAGGAGAAGTGACCGTCACCGTAGGGCCTCCCAATCCAATTGAAGATTGTACGATAGCCAATGCTCAGACCAATGGTACCGATCCAGTATGTGTGCTTTGCTCGGTAGAAGATCCCGATAATGCGGTGGACGGTAACCTCAACACCTTTGCTAGGTTTGTAGCACCAGCTTCTGTGTCCGGTGGTGTTTGGCAAGAGCTTAAATTTCCATCCAATGGCACTGCAGGCGATACCATCACCGTGACCATTGGCAGTGGAGGATCATTGATCGATCTTGACTTGCTGAGCGGGTTGCAGTTTGAAACATATAACGGGCTTACGTCCAATAGTGACGGTGGAGCAGTGGATGATAATACCATTGATTTAAGACTTTTGGATGGTCAAGATGACAAGGCGGAGATCGTGTTTGTGGCTGGAGGTGATTTTGACCGTGTCCGTATTAGCTATATGCCACTGGCTGGTGTCCTGAGCAGTGGATGGAGAGTATATCAGGCGCAGATCAATTATACCTTACCCACCGCCATCAGTACTGGCGTCGAAGTATGCGCTGGAGACATGGCCACATTGTCTGCTACAGCAAGCGATGGGACCACCTTGAGATGGTATGATGCAGCTACTGGCGGCACCATGCTCGCAGAGGGGAGTTCCTTCACTACCGGGGCGTTGATGACCCCGGGGACAGTTACCTACTATTTGGCTGTAGTGAAAGGCACATGTGAAGATCCCGACAGGACCCCTGTGGAGGTGGCGGTGAAACCAAGCCCTACAGCTGCAGATATAGCAGTATCAGGAAATGAGAATCCTGTTTGTGCTGACGTGCCCGTGGTATTGACGCCTTCAGTGGCCGCTGGCAGCACACTAGTGACTGGTGCGGGTGCCTTTAGCTGGTACTTGGATGCTGCCCGCACTATGCCTATCAGTGATGGTGATGTGGATGGAGGCATTAGCTATGCTATTGACGCCAATGGTGTGCTGACCATTACGGGCCTAAGTGGCGCCGATAGTCCTTACCGTTATTACGTAAGCGTAGTGGGAGATAATGGATGTGAAAATGCCCCCGATAGGCTTAAAGAAGTACCTGTTGAAATCAACCGCAACGCAACTGATGCTGATATTGGGCTAGCTGATGAAATCACCCAATGCGTGGGCTCTCCTGTGACATTGACGCCAAGTACCGGTATAGCAGACCCTGTATTCAGTTGGTATTTGGATGAAGCCAAGACGGTGCCGATAAATGATGGTGACACCGATGGAAGCGTGACCTATAGCATAGCTCCTAGTGGAGCCTTGACGATCGAAGGCATTGCCGCGAACAGCAGTAAGATGTTTTATGTCTCCGTAAGTGGAAGGGACGTTTGTGAGAATATTACCGGAAAAGGGGTCAATGTAAGCACCTCCAATACACTCGACAAGCCAGTCCTCAACATGGCTGACATGGTGGTGTGCGGGACAGGCAATGACGCGACCTTTGAAGTGACCAATTCCGCTGGTGGATTGACATATAAACTATTTGATGCAGAAACGGGTGGAAATGAAGTAACGGATGGAGTGACTATCGCCAATAATATCATCACCCTAGAGAGTGTCAATGCGGATGCTACTTACTGGGTAGAGGTCGCCGGTACTTCAGGGTGTGTGGGCGCTAGCCGGACACGAGTTACACTGACAGTCAATCAAACTGGCTCTGCTGCTGATATAGAAGCCGCTGGAGGAGCAATCTGTTCGGGGGGTAGCTTTACACTTTCTGCGAGTAGCACCATCAGCAATGCTACTTTCAGATGGTACACAGATGCCGCGCTTACCAACCAGGTTACAGAAAGGGACGTCTCTCCAACGAACACCACAACTTACTATGTCACTGTGGAAGGGGATAATGTGTGCGAAAACCTACCAGGTGAGTCAAAAGCTGTAACGGTAACGGTCAATAGAATCGGTACTTCTTCTGATATACAGGCTACTGGTGCTACTATTTGTGCAGGAGGAAGCCATATGTTAAGTGCTTCCAGTACTATTGAAAATGCCGTATTTAATTGGTATGCAGACCAAGAACTTACAGAGAAAATTGCTAGCTCAGAGGTCAGCCCAGCTGAAACGACCACTTACTACGTGACGGTGACCGGAGATGGGGTTTGTGAAAATCGGCCGGGTACTGCCAAGGCAGTAACGGTGATGGTAAATAGAAATGCAACACCAGACGATATAGATGCCGATGGTGGGGCAGTTTGTCCAGGGGAGAGCATTACCCTAAGTGCAAGCAGTAATGTAGCTAACTCTGTATTTACCTGGTATACCGACGCCGCGTTGACGACAGTGCTTACAGATGTGGAGGTAATGCCTACAGCGACCACTACCTATTATGTGACCGTCAGCGGTGATGGTGTATGCGAGAATGTCTCCGGTAATGCCAAGGAAGTCACCGTGTCTGTAAATTCGGTGCCTGCACCTACCGCGGACAGTGAAGTACAATCCTTCTGCGGTGCCGGCGGAGGGACTATAGCTGACCTACAGGTGAATGAAGCAAGTATTGTTTGGTATGACGCCGCCACTGGCGGAAACCAATTGGATCCATCTGAAACACTCGTGGAAGGAATGACTTATTATGCCGCTCGGGTGGATGTCAATACGGGTTGTGAAAGTGTCGATAGGCTGGCCATCATGGTAGCAGATTGTGCCCACTTGGAAGTAACTAAAACAGCAGAGCTACCAACGGTTGTGGTCGGTCAAATGTTTGATTACACCATCGCCATTACGAACTCCGGTGTAGTACCGGCCCAAAATGTGGTGGTGACCGATGAGGTACCTGTTGAGCTGCAAGTTTTGGAAGCTTCTCATGATGGCGCCGTTTCAGGCAACAATGTCACTTGGACAATTGCTGAAATTGGAGCGGGTGAGACCTTGGAGTTGACACTTGGCGTGATGGCACTGACCGAAAGCCAAGGAGTGGTGAACAGTGTCACCGCGGACAGTGATAATGCGGATCCAGATGATGACGACTCTGATCCTACCACCATCCTAAGCGATGATATAGACTTGGCGATGAACAAGACAGTGTCCGCACCAGTGATAGAGATCGGCCAGGAATTTACTTATATCCTGACA
- a CDS encoding RagB/SusD family nutrient uptake outer membrane protein — protein MDESITWALYVDDSYSYKWKEVTASGDDYVYTEDGQQKTLQKESDGHGGYHYFIQTEEGSKRVLIDNKLDVRNGFPKYYVLKCSGQEDQVHLWSPVISRLAEMYLNRAEANAKLGNDVLALEDVNMIRSRAGIPDIGLHTMANLGDKSVLDVVLEERQLELAYEGHRKVDVFRNGRTMNREYPGTHLSGNSPIYTIPANDNAVVEYLPEGQLLIHEGLTQNP, from the coding sequence GTGGATGAGAGCATTACTTGGGCGTTGTATGTGGATGATAGCTATTCTTACAAATGGAAAGAAGTGACGGCATCGGGGGATGATTATGTGTATACAGAAGATGGGCAACAAAAAACGCTTCAAAAAGAAAGCGATGGACACGGCGGATACCATTATTTCATTCAGACCGAGGAAGGGAGTAAGCGCGTCTTGATCGATAATAAGCTGGATGTCAGAAACGGGTTCCCTAAATACTATGTGTTGAAGTGTTCTGGGCAAGAAGACCAAGTGCATTTGTGGTCTCCTGTAATCTCCAGATTGGCAGAGATGTACCTAAACAGGGCCGAAGCCAATGCCAAATTAGGAAATGATGTTTTGGCATTGGAGGATGTGAATATGATCCGGTCCAGAGCAGGTATTCCAGATATTGGCTTGCATACGATGGCAAACCTGGGAGACAAGTCTGTATTGGACGTGGTGTTGGAAGAGCGCCAGTTGGAGCTGGCCTATGAAGGACACAGAAAGGTGGATGTCTTCAGAAACGGCAGAACGATGAATAGGGAATACCCTGGCACTCACTTATCCGGGAATAGTCCAATCTATACTATTCCAGCCAATGATAATGCAGTGGTGGAGTACCTCCCAGAAGGGCAATTGCTCATTCATGAAGGATTGACGCAGAATCCTTGA
- a CDS encoding RagB/SusD family nutrient uptake outer membrane protein — protein MKYLNRKYWIGLAMLTLSACDIDRSPYDSITSDDLANSETSAQSVTLGNYSRMKDWSDNWHRLFEYPSDNVALSGTTTDPLFFTYNYQRIPNGYRVEGFWRSSYQIIVGTNKVIEAVEEGGTDADDQLLAENYYIRALMHYQLVNILGRPYAQGRDNEGVPLKLDGDPENIPVRSTVGEVYDQVEADLLRAASLFTEDKSNVYASQEAAWALLSRLYLYMEDNSKAIEYADKVIESGKFSLVDTDRLADYTKMAPESNSETIFAIKFIPDADYASNGWYTVGSLYANIQGTGWGRCTLPGGTWKWSGNIQKISGIILSNLW, from the coding sequence ATGAAATACCTAAATAGAAAATATTGGATTGGGCTGGCTATGCTGACCTTGTCCGCTTGTGATATAGATAGGAGTCCCTACGACTCCATTACCTCCGATGACTTGGCCAATTCCGAAACCAGTGCCCAATCAGTGACACTAGGGAATTATAGCCGGATGAAAGATTGGAGTGACAATTGGCACCGTCTTTTCGAGTACCCTTCGGATAATGTGGCGCTTAGTGGCACGACGACAGACCCATTGTTTTTTACCTATAATTATCAGCGGATCCCCAATGGTTATCGGGTGGAGGGCTTTTGGAGAAGCTCTTACCAGATTATTGTGGGGACCAATAAGGTGATCGAAGCGGTAGAAGAAGGAGGCACTGATGCCGATGATCAGTTGTTGGCAGAGAACTACTACATCCGTGCGCTGATGCATTATCAGTTGGTGAATATCCTTGGACGTCCTTATGCGCAAGGTAGGGACAATGAAGGGGTGCCGTTAAAACTGGATGGTGATCCTGAGAATATCCCGGTGAGATCCACTGTAGGTGAAGTCTATGATCAAGTAGAAGCTGACTTGTTGCGCGCTGCTTCCCTTTTTACAGAGGATAAATCCAACGTGTATGCCAGCCAAGAAGCAGCATGGGCATTGCTTTCAAGACTTTACCTGTACATGGAAGATAATTCCAAAGCCATTGAATATGCTGATAAGGTGATAGAATCAGGGAAGTTCAGCTTGGTGGATACCGACCGGTTGGCGGATTATACCAAAATGGCTCCAGAGTCTAATTCTGAAACTATTTTCGCCATCAAATTTATCCCTGATGCCGATTATGCCAGCAACGGCTGGTACACGGTGGGCTCACTGTATGCCAATATCCAAGGTACTGGCTGGGGGAGATGTACGCTTCCAGGAGGTACTTGGAAATGGTCAGGGAATATCCAGAAGATCAGCGGTATAATTCTATCAAACCTGTGGTAG